aatttcaaatattttgctGACTTACAGTGcatataaggaaatcggtcaattaaaaataaatacattagcccctagtctatggatttcacatgactgggaatacaaatatgcatctgttggtcagacAATTTAACAatgtatgcctgcccataccataaccccaccaccaccatggggcactctgttaacAACTttaacatcagcaaactgctcatcCACACGATAATCCACGtggttgtgagaccggttggacaTGCTGCCAAATTCTCTCAAATGAAGTTGGAGGCAGTTGACAgtaaagaaatgaacattaaattctctggcaacagctctgttggacattcctgcagtcagcatgccacttgcacgctccctcaacttgtggcgttgtgtgacaaaactgcataatTTAGAGATGCCTTGGCTTGACCCCAACACAAGGGGCACCATGTAATAatcctgctgtttaatcagagtcttgatatgccacacctgtcaggtggatggattatcttggcaaaggacaaatgctcactaacagaaatgtaaacaaagatgtgcacaacatttgagggaaataagctttttgtgtgcatatggaacatttctgtgatctttcatttcagctcatgagacGTGGGACCAGCACttaacatgttgcgtttatatgtttgttcagtgtagttagctACCTATGATTTCAGGTGTGGTGGTTTGGATGGCAACTACTTTATGTGTTGTCAAAACATGACCTTTTTGAGGTTAGAAACGTAATCAATAAACTAActgactttttttattttttaaagcaatGACAAGGGCCTAAGCTACCTATCTACCGATACCTAGTTATGGGCATTCATTCTGTTCATATTTTAGCTGGCAATCTAACAACACCATTTCATTTTGAAACAGTGTGTAAATAATATTTAGCCAACAATAGCATGATGAACACTGTAAAAGAGATGTGTAAAGACCCCAGGTGAACGATAGCAGAAACCTCTTCAGAAAATGATTCAGCAATGTCACTGTGGTTGGTGACATTCATAGTTCTACCTACAAACAAATGTAGGTCTATTTTGAAATCCCCACGATATTGTTATCAGATTCAACatgatcacattttttttttacatttctagAGCAACGGAATGCTGATGGAACGTTAGTCCAACTGAGTCACCAATTCTAGTCATGCAATGGTGAGTAATCACTTTGTACACTGTGCACAGATAATACATGGGTAAGCTTATCAGTAAACATCAGGGTGTGTCAAACGTCTGTAGAGGCGTGCCTGTGTTGTACCAGGATTATCTGCATTGAACGAGGGTATTGATTACCAATATAATGTCGGTAGAGGAACTGTAGGCCCACCCATTAATTATAGAAACACATTATTTGGTACGAGAAACACTTAAATTACTGTAttatgaagaagaagaaaaaagtggAACTGTGGTGATTTTTTTATTTGTGTTTTCTCTAAGGGGATGAGCGCTCTGCAGTGTGTATGACCAGCTGTCTCCAGCCTGATGGGAGGACTCTGTGGATAGCAGCACCGTCTTCAGGACTCCAGGAGGAGAGTAGCCGCCCCTGCCAAGGAGGGCCGTTCAGAATGAAGAAAATCAGCCTTAACACCATCCGCAAGTCCCTCAACATCAAGGTCAAGGAAGAAGGAGGGGGGGACTTTGTCATGCTCCAGCAGCCCTCGCTAGCGGTCGACTTCTCCAAGGAGGAATCGCTTTTCGGGGGCTGCTACACTAAAGATCTTGCGGGCTGCAACCTGGGAATTGGTGATGTGGGAGAGGAGAAGGCGGGACACAACAAGGGCCGGTCTAAGAGCGAGAGCCTGATGGGTTCGCTGAAGAGGAGGCTGTCGGTCAAGCAGAAGGCCAAGGTCAAAGGTGGCTCATTAGCCATGGGGTCGGCTGACGATGAtgacaccttctcctcctcctcggtCCCAATCAGCTTCAACGAGGTCAAGGCCCAGCGTCCGTTACGATCAGCGTCGCTCCGTAGCCACCATTACAGCCCGTCTCCCTGGCCCCTGCGGCCTGTCGCTTCAGATGAGGCCTGCATCAAAATGGAGGTGAAGGTTAAAGCCATGGTCCATTCCCCCAGCCCAGACCTGAATGGCGTGAGGAAGGAGTTCCGCCACCATGACTTTCAGATGGAGAACATCTTCCAGGAGCCGCAGAACGGAGACCTGAACAGTGACAAACATGTGCCTGAAGTCCTGGGCCTCACGCCGCAGGACTACATTCAGTACACCATGCCTTTAGAGGAGGGGATGTACCCAGAGGGGTCCCACTCTGTCCCCCACTCCTTCTGCCTGGGCAGGTCCTCGCCCATGGAGGTGGTGACTGAGGCTGACAGTAGCTCCCTCCACGCCGACCACCAGAGTCAGGAGGACCAGGATCTGGTGAGTCTGAACCGGAACCTTCCAGCGGACCTCTTCGTGGAGTCACAGTCGGTGAACGGCCTCTTCATCGGCTCTAACGGTGTGATGCTCCATAGCTGCAGGGACAGGGTCAACGCTCAACAACACCCCGCTCCTCCCCAGCGCTCCCCTCTCCTGCCCGCGTTACCCAGCAACATCATCTCCAGGACTTACTCCAGGTTCGGCGGGGCAGATG
This genomic window from Oncorhynchus gorbuscha isolate QuinsamMale2020 ecotype Even-year linkage group LG07, OgorEven_v1.0, whole genome shotgun sequence contains:
- the LOC124039464 gene encoding suppressor of cytokine signaling 6-like, with translation MTSCLQPDGRTLWIAAPSSGLQEESSRPCQGGPFRMKKISLNTIRKSLNIKVKEEGGGDFVMLQQPSLAVDFSKEESLFGGCYTKDLAGCNLGIGDVGEEKAGHNKGRSKSESLMGSLKRRLSVKQKAKVKGGSLAMGSADDDDTFSSSSVPISFNEVKAQRPLRSASLRSHHYSPSPWPLRPVASDEACIKMEVKVKAMVHSPSPDLNGVRKEFRHHDFQMENIFQEPQNGDLNSDKHVPEVLGLTPQDYIQYTMPLEEGMYPEGSHSVPHSFCLGRSSPMEVVTEADSSSLHADHQSQEDQDLVSLNRNLPADLFVESQSVNGLFIGSNGVMLHSCRDRVNAQQHPAPPQRSPLLPALPSNIISRTYSRFGGADGHVAARVRQHLNFDLDSAPGVSRLYDSVRSSGPMVVTSLTEELKKLARQGWYWGPITRWEAEEKLVNLPDGSFLVRDSSDDRYLLSLSFRSQTKTLHTRIEHSNGRFSFYEQPDVEGHTSMVDLIEFSVKDSENGAFCYSRSRLPGSATYPVRLTNPVSRFMHVRSLQYLCRFVIRQYTRIDLIQNLPLPNKMKDYLQEKHY